One Molothrus ater isolate BHLD 08-10-18 breed brown headed cowbird chromosome 4, BPBGC_Mater_1.1, whole genome shotgun sequence genomic window carries:
- the CXXC4 gene encoding LOW QUALITY PROTEIN: CXXC-type zinc finger protein 4 (The sequence of the model RefSeq protein was modified relative to this genomic sequence to represent the inferred CDS: deleted 1 base in 1 codon), whose product MNTNVCVESGPNPEAPGLPKDSHLPEGALNSLVDYNSEMERYRSFATFYKTNGGAFPQAAKIARITTPIFPSAAAAAAARIGMSPWNCDTATAAAATAMLWGSGGGGGAAGGARKPSSSSSSAAAAAASAAAAAASSLHAGRGGMHHRSDSQRLGKPGCPPAEQPALPMANGNFLSTLAPEHCRPLAGECMNKLKCGAAEAEIMNLPDRVGTFSAIPALGGLSLPPGVIVMTALHSPAAASAAVTDSAFQIANLADCPQSHASASPASALGAAAGAGGGGGGGGGGGGGGGAGGTGGGAGAGAGNPAKKKRKRCGVCVPCKRLINCGVCSSCRNRKTGHQICKFRKCEELKKKPGTSLEVRGDDFFFPSLPPSLLNPLPPPLQCFLSSFKMQHPFSEASFRL is encoded by the exons ATGAACACCAACGTGTGCGTGGAGAGCGGCCCCAACCCCGAGGCGCCGGGGCTGCCCAAGGACAGCCACCTGCCCGAGGGGGCCCTCAACAGCCTTGTGGATTACAACTCGGAGATGGAGAGGTACCGCTCCTTCGCCACCTTCTACAAGACCAACGGCGGCGCCTTCCCCCAAGCGGCCAAAATCGCCCGCATCACCACCCCCATCTTCCccagcgcggccgccgccgccgccgcccgcatCGGCATGTCCCCCTGGAACTGCGACACCGCCacggccgccgccgccaccgccaTGCTCtggggcagcggcggcggcggcggcgcggcgggcggcgcgAGgaaaccctcctcctcctcctcctccgccgccgccgccgccgcctccgcggccgccgccgccgcctcctcgcTGCACGCCGGCAGGGGCGGCATGCACCACCGGAGCGACTCGCAGCGGCTGGGCAAGCCCGGCTGCCCGCCGGCCGAGCAGCCCGCCCTGCCCATGGCCAACGGCAACTTCCTCTCCACCCTCGCCCCCGAGCACTGCCGGCCGCTGGCCGGCGAGTGCATGAACAAGCTCAAGTGCGGCGCC GCCGAAGCCGAGATCATGAACCTCCCCGACCGCGTCGGCACCTTCTCGGCCATCCCGGCGCTGGGCGGCCTCTCCCTTCCCCCCGGGGTCATCGTCATGACGGCCCTGCACTCCCCCGCCGCGGCCTCGGCCGCCGTCACAGACAGCGCCTTCCAGATCGCCAACCTGGCGGACTGCCCGCAGAGCCACGCCTCGGCCTCGCCCGCCTCCGCCCTGGGCGCCGCCGccggcgcggggggcggcggaggcggcggcggtggcggcggaGGCGGAGGGGGGGCCGGCGGCaccggcggcggggccggggccggggcgggcaaCCCCGCCAAGAAGAAGCGGAAACGCTGCGGGGTGTGCGTGCCCTGCAAGCGGCTCATCAACTGTGGAGTCTGCAGCAGTTGCAGGAACCGCAAAACGGGACACCAGATCTGCAAATTTAGGAAATGTGAAGAGCTTAAGAAAAAACCGGGCACTTCGTTAGAGGTCAGAGgagatgatttctttttccccagcctCCCGCCGTCCCTCCTCAACCCCCTGCCCCCGCCCCTCCAGTGCTTCTTGTCTAGCTTCAAGATGCAGCATCCCTTCTCCGAGGCCTCCTTCAGGCTCTGA